A region of Paenibacillus sp. JNUCC-31 DNA encodes the following proteins:
- a CDS encoding C40 family peptidase: MNWKSKIITASVTATMLMGSLTTGALTTPASAATVQNSKVKVIWGVNLRTSPSSSASIVRLVPKGETVTVTQKSGSGWYKIKDSGNRTGYISSSSKYTKAVKGNTTTGSSSTSGSGSGSSTSVTGSASVEKVIAAGMKYWGTPYEFGASRNSTATFDCSSFVRRAFMDALGIKLPSDSRQQGAYVKANGTVKTNWKNLKRGDLMYFMSYKGSSASSYSGVNKSKAAITHTGIYLGNGKVLHTYSNAGGGVTISDISGKHWEYRFLFGGSAL; encoded by the coding sequence ATGAACTGGAAAAGCAAGATCATTACTGCGAGTGTAACAGCAACGATGCTGATGGGAAGTCTGACAACAGGAGCATTAACGACACCGGCATCGGCAGCCACGGTTCAGAATTCAAAGGTTAAAGTGATCTGGGGAGTAAATCTGCGCACATCACCATCTTCCTCCGCAAGCATTGTTCGTTTGGTGCCAAAAGGGGAAACGGTTACGGTTACTCAAAAATCCGGCTCAGGCTGGTATAAAATTAAGGATTCTGGCAATCGGACAGGATACATATCTTCTTCCTCAAAATATACAAAAGCCGTGAAAGGCAACACGACAACAGGAAGTAGCAGTACTAGTGGGTCTGGTTCAGGCAGCAGTACGTCTGTTACAGGCAGTGCTTCTGTGGAGAAAGTCATAGCTGCTGGCATGAAATATTGGGGAACGCCTTATGAGTTTGGTGCTAGTCGTAACAGTACGGCAACGTTTGACTGTTCAAGCTTTGTCCGCCGGGCATTTATGGATGCACTTGGAATCAAGCTTCCGTCCGATTCACGTCAACAAGGAGCCTATGTAAAAGCCAATGGTACCGTTAAGACCAATTGGAAAAATCTGAAGCGCGGTGATCTGATGTATTTTATGTCCTATAAAGGCAGCTCGGCATCATCGTACTCTGGCGTGAATAAATCCAAGGCGGCCATTACTCACACGGGCATCTATCTTGGGAACGGCAAAGTGCTGCACACCTATTCCAACGCTGGTGGCGGTGTGACGATTAGCGACATCTCCGGCAAACACTGGGAGTACCGGTTCCTGTTTGGTGGAAGTGCGCTCTAA
- a CDS encoding ArsR/SmtB family transcription factor: MIRANTDAEWLPLYEALASEVRLQIIRLVAETPMNVKDIAASLGLSSAIVTMHVRKLQDVGIIQSKMIRKDGGTHKMNSLAVDWIGISMPQETGASRKLHEVAIPVGHYTHFDVYPTCGLATSNQVIGQYDDPRYFLDPERMHAHILWFGRGFVEYKIPNYILSGQQISAIELSLEMGSEAPSVNPNWPSDITFMLNGIRLGEWTSPGDSGNGRGMFTPEWWSDSVNQYGMLKVLRITHEGTFIDGQHMSEITLADIPVERNQWTLRLSVEEDAQHVGGLTLYGQGFGNYDQDILFRLYYQD; the protein is encoded by the coding sequence GTGATCAGAGCAAATACCGATGCTGAATGGCTGCCATTATACGAGGCACTCGCGAGTGAGGTCCGTCTCCAGATTATCAGGCTTGTCGCAGAGACCCCAATGAATGTGAAGGACATTGCCGCATCACTCGGCCTGAGCAGCGCAATCGTAACCATGCACGTTCGCAAGCTTCAGGATGTGGGCATTATTCAGTCCAAAATGATTCGCAAGGATGGCGGCACGCACAAAATGAACAGTCTGGCTGTCGACTGGATTGGCATCTCCATGCCACAGGAAACCGGGGCCTCCCGCAAGCTTCATGAAGTGGCAATCCCTGTTGGACATTATACCCATTTTGATGTATATCCGACCTGTGGTCTGGCTACCTCCAATCAGGTCATTGGACAGTATGATGATCCTCGCTATTTTCTAGATCCTGAACGGATGCATGCCCACATTCTTTGGTTTGGACGTGGATTTGTAGAATACAAAATCCCAAACTATATCTTGTCCGGTCAACAGATCAGTGCCATTGAATTATCACTTGAGATGGGCTCCGAAGCACCTTCAGTCAATCCGAACTGGCCCTCGGACATTACATTTATGCTCAACGGAATCCGATTGGGTGAATGGACAAGCCCTGGAGATTCTGGAAATGGACGGGGGATGTTTACCCCGGAATGGTGGAGCGACAGTGTCAATCAGTACGGTATGCTCAAGGTACTGCGGATTACGCATGAGGGGACATTCATCGATGGACAGCATATGTCCGAAATTACGCTTGCGGATATTCCCGTGGAACGCAACCAATGGACATTGCGCCTCTCCGTGGAGGAAGATGCGCAGCATGTGGGCGGGTTGACGTTATATGGTCAGGGATTCGGCAACTATGATCAGGATATCCTGTTCCGTCTGTACTATCAGGACTGA
- a CDS encoding arabinosylfuranosidase ArfA gives MEKAKMTVDKDFTIGVVDKRLYGSFIEHLGRAVYGGIYEPGHPTANEAGFRGDVLEMVKELQVPIVRYPGGNFVSGYNWEDSVGPVSERKRRLELAWRTIETNEFGFNEFVDWSKQANSEVMMAVNLGTRGVDAARNIVEYSNHPEGSYYSDLRIKHGYKEPHAIKTWCLGNEMDGPWQIGHKTAEEYGRVALEAAKVMKWTDPTIELVACGSSSLGMPSFPEWEATVLDHTYDHVEYLSLHQYYGNQENDTPTFLARSLEMDRFIDTVKATCDYIKAKKRSKKTMYLSFDEWNVWYHSNESDKKLDPWQIAPPQLEDVYNHEDALLVGCMLISMLKHADRVKMACLAQLVNVIAPIMTDNGGAAWRQTIFYPFMHASVFGRGTALVPLIQSPKYDTKQITDVPYLEAIAVHNEEQGEVTVFAVNRHLEESLPLEVDLRSFGKCRLIEHIVLESDDLKAANTAAEPNRVAPHNRGDAEVSETLITASLAKASWNVIRLKVQ, from the coding sequence ATGGAAAAAGCAAAAATGACGGTAGACAAGGATTTCACAATTGGCGTAGTTGATAAACGATTATACGGTTCATTTATTGAACATCTGGGACGTGCCGTTTACGGTGGAATATATGAGCCGGGTCATCCTACAGCGAATGAAGCGGGTTTCCGTGGAGATGTGCTGGAGATGGTTAAGGAGCTGCAGGTTCCGATTGTACGGTACCCTGGCGGTAACTTTGTATCCGGTTACAATTGGGAGGATTCTGTCGGACCTGTATCTGAACGCAAACGCAGACTTGAACTGGCATGGAGAACAATCGAGACCAATGAATTCGGGTTTAACGAATTTGTGGATTGGTCCAAACAGGCGAATTCGGAAGTGATGATGGCCGTCAATTTGGGAACACGGGGTGTAGACGCAGCCCGTAACATCGTGGAGTACAGTAATCATCCGGAAGGTTCTTATTATAGTGACTTGCGCATTAAACATGGATATAAAGAGCCACATGCGATCAAAACCTGGTGTCTTGGCAATGAAATGGACGGTCCGTGGCAGATTGGTCACAAAACAGCAGAAGAGTATGGACGGGTAGCGCTCGAAGCGGCAAAAGTAATGAAATGGACGGACCCAACAATTGAGCTGGTCGCTTGCGGAAGTTCATCCCTGGGTATGCCATCTTTCCCGGAATGGGAAGCAACGGTGCTGGATCATACGTATGATCATGTTGAATATCTGTCCCTGCACCAATATTACGGCAATCAGGAGAATGACACACCAACCTTCCTTGCCCGCTCATTGGAGATGGATCGTTTCATTGATACGGTGAAAGCGACTTGCGATTATATCAAAGCGAAGAAACGCAGCAAAAAAACGATGTATCTGTCCTTCGATGAGTGGAATGTATGGTATCACTCCAACGAAAGCGACAAGAAGCTGGACCCATGGCAGATTGCTCCGCCACAGCTGGAGGATGTATACAACCATGAAGATGCATTGCTTGTGGGCTGCATGCTGATCAGCATGCTGAAACATGCGGACCGAGTTAAGATGGCATGTCTGGCACAGCTCGTCAACGTTATCGCTCCGATTATGACGGATAATGGAGGTGCTGCATGGAGACAGACGATCTTCTATCCGTTCATGCATGCTTCCGTGTTCGGACGTGGAACAGCACTTGTGCCGTTGATCCAGTCTCCCAAATATGACACCAAACAAATTACGGATGTTCCTTATTTGGAGGCCATTGCTGTGCATAATGAGGAGCAGGGTGAAGTGACTGTTTTCGCCGTGAATCGTCATTTGGAAGAATCGCTCCCGCTTGAAGTGGATCTGCGCAGCTTTGGGAAGTGCCGCTTGATAGAGCATATTGTGCTGGAAAGTGATGATCTGAAAGCAGCCAATACTGCAGCAGAGCCGAATCGTGTCGCTCCTCATAACCGTGGTGATGCAGAGGTATCGGAGACACTGATTACGGCAAGCTTGGCCAAAGCATCGTGGAACGTAATCCGATTGAAAGTTCAGTAA
- a CDS encoding MBL fold metallo-hydrolase, translated as MKIQLIRNATLWLEYGGLNILVDPMLMDKEVMPAFPNTPNELRNPRVSLPETETDYMNPDLLIVTHTHPDHWDEAAAKQLRKDVPLLCQPGDEAVFTGAGFTNVTAVDDKHEYHSVRFARTSGHHGTGEIGERMGKVSSFVLEADGEPVSYIAGDTIWCEEPAEAIRQYQPEVIVVNAGGARFLQGDPITMDGPDVAAVKRHAPDAHVIAVHMDAINHCMMSRVDLASYLASEQLDGQVLIPRDGESFVFEAGTGLKLK; from the coding sequence ATGAAAATTCAATTGATTCGTAATGCAACATTATGGTTGGAATACGGGGGTCTGAACATACTGGTTGATCCCATGTTGATGGATAAAGAAGTGATGCCTGCTTTTCCGAACACACCCAATGAACTGCGCAATCCAAGAGTCTCACTACCCGAGACGGAAACGGATTATATGAATCCGGATCTGCTGATCGTTACGCATACCCACCCCGATCACTGGGATGAAGCAGCAGCCAAACAGCTCCGCAAGGATGTACCTCTGCTGTGTCAGCCAGGAGATGAGGCTGTGTTCACAGGAGCCGGATTTACCAACGTTACTGCCGTGGATGACAAACATGAGTACCACTCCGTACGTTTTGCCCGCACTTCGGGACATCACGGAACCGGGGAAATCGGCGAACGTATGGGCAAGGTGTCTAGTTTTGTATTGGAAGCTGACGGAGAACCCGTCTCCTATATCGCCGGTGATACCATCTGGTGTGAAGAACCAGCCGAAGCCATTCGTCAATATCAGCCTGAAGTGATTGTGGTGAATGCTGGTGGTGCCCGCTTCCTGCAAGGAGATCCGATCACGATGGACGGACCTGATGTAGCTGCCGTGAAACGCCATGCACCGGATGCACACGTTATCGCTGTGCATATGGATGCCATTAATCATTGCATGATGTCCCGCGTGGATCTCGCCAGTTATCTAGCCTCCGAGCAGCTGGACGGGCAAGTGCTCATTCCACGCGACGGCGAGAGCTTTGTGTTTGAAGCAGGGACCGGGTTGAAGTTGAAGTAA
- a CDS encoding Lrp/AsnC family transcriptional regulator, with protein MNETIDDTDIRILKSLIRDSKRSHKEIGEEVHLTGQAVGARVRKLHDLGVLEGYTVKWNPERLGMGLQAFVMIFLNSGDRHAAFREFVAAREDIVEVHRVSGEGCYLMRVRTGTLEQLDSLLEAILPYGNYRMNLSVGIEKSE; from the coding sequence ATGAATGAAACGATAGATGATACAGATATCCGTATACTGAAAAGCCTGATTCGAGACTCCAAACGCTCCCACAAAGAGATCGGCGAAGAGGTACATCTGACCGGACAGGCTGTAGGTGCGAGAGTGCGCAAGCTGCATGATTTGGGTGTCCTTGAAGGGTATACGGTAAAATGGAACCCGGAACGCCTCGGCATGGGCCTGCAAGCATTTGTGATGATTTTTCTCAATTCCGGCGACAGACATGCCGCCTTCCGTGAATTTGTGGCTGCACGTGAAGACATCGTGGAAGTTCACCGTGTCAGCGGAGAGGGCTGTTACCTGATGCGAGTACGCACAGGCACATTGGAGCAGCTTGACAGCTTGCTGGAAGCCATCTTGCCTTATGGAAATTACAGAATGAACCTGTCAGTCGGTATCGAAAAGTCAGAATGA